In Verrucomicrobiota bacterium, the genomic stretch GAATACCTGGAACGACGCTTTGTAATAATCATCGGCGGCATCCATGTAATAACCGATGACTTTGCCTTTGCCCGCATCCGCCGCGTGGGCGGTGGTGGCCGCGAAATTCATGGCTCCCAGCACCGCGAAGCCAGCTGTCAATACCAGGCGCAAACGTTTCGTTACGTTGCTCCCGCTCTGATCGTTTTTATGCATTTCTCGTGATTTGATTGTAGTGACTGATTTACTATTTGGTTGTTTCCATCGTTATCCCTTTTTCCCCGCGCGGAGCCTTCGCTGCGCCCAAACGCAGCCCTCTCCTCCTTGACATAGCCCCGGAAATGCTTGCTGAGACGTCACCAGCGGAAACCGCGATGATGATCACCAACCCCTTGGCGACGAACTGCACCTCGGATGGCAGCCGCAACATGTTCATGGCGTTGCCGATCGACCCGAGAAAGAAAATGCCGATCAGCGTCCCTACGATGTTCCCCCTGCCGCCTTTGAGCGCGGTGCCGCCGATGACGACCATGGCGATGCTGTCGATTTCCAACCCTTGCCCGAGGGTGATGATGCCGGTATTGACCCGTGCGAGAAGCAAAACACCTCCGATGCCGACCAGAACCCCCATGATGACGTATACCGAGAGCCTCATGTTCCGGACGTTGATGCCCGCGAGGTAGGCTGCGTTCGGGTTGGTGCCGACGGCGTAGATTCTGCGGCCGTATTTGGTGTAGTTCAAAAGCAAGCCGGCCAGGAACACGATCGCGAAAAATATCAGGACGTAAGGCGGGATGACCAGGTTGAGATGGCTGATCGGGTCCTTCGCACCTCTAATGAGGTTTGTCTTCAGGAAATCGAGTTCCCCGTTCATGATTACTTCGCGCGAGTTGCATAGGAGCAGCGCAATTCCCTGAAACGTGATCATCCCGCCAAGGGTGATGATAAAGGGCTCAACTTTGGTGCGGGAAATGATATAACCCATCACAGCCTCCAGCATGACGGCCGACCCGATCCCGAGAAGGACTGAAGGGCCGACGCCGTAGTGCCATTTGGAGATCGCGGTTGCAGTCACGATCGCCACGAGCGAGGCAAGCATTCCAACCGAAAGATCGATGCCGCCGGAGATCATCACGATCGTCATGCCGACGGACACCATTCCGGGAACGGCGACCTGCTGGACGATATTCAAAAGGTTCACCGGGGTGATGAAGGTTGGGAACTTCTGGCCACCCCACATGATCAACTGCAGAATGACGATAACGATCACAAACCCGACAAAGATCGAGAGGACGGTCAAGTTCTCGTGCCTCTTGAAAATAGAATCGGTCTGAAGCCGTCTCTGTTGCGGTTGGCCCTGCCGATGCAACGCTGGGGGCTCGTCGTTACTCATATCATATTGTTTTGTCGCCGATCGAGTGGGTGAGAATGTTTTCCTCGGTAATCTGTTCGGTCGTGATTTCGGCTGCCATCTGCCCGTTCTTCATGACGATTACCCGGTCGCTCATGGAGATGATTTCCGACATATCGGACGAGACCATAATGATAGCTTTTCCATCTTTGAGGAGGTCGACCATTATCCGGTATATCTCTTGTTTCGAACCGACATCGATGCCGACGGTCGGCTCATCAAATATGAATATTTCACCGTTCGTGTTGAACCATTTTCCGAGCACCACTTTCTGCTGGTTGCCGCCGGACAGGTTTACGACACGCGTTTGGGAACTCCTCGCCTTGATATTGAGTTGCTCGACGAATCGGTCGCCCGTCCGCGCGTCGTCGGTGCGCCTGGCAACAAACGCCCGGGTATTCACCAGGTTTGCGACCGTTACATTCTGCGCGATGGTTTGTGGCAGGAAAAGCCCGGTATTTTGCCGGTCTTCGGTGATGAAGCACATCTGGTTTCTGATGGCCGACCGCGGAGTGGCATGTTTGATTGCTTTGCCGCGGATCAGGATTTCCCCGGAATCGAGATGAGCGCTTCCAAACAGAACGTTCATGAGTTCGGAACGGCCTGATCCCACCATTCCGGCGATCCCGAGGATTTCTCCTTTTCGAAGGACGAACGAAATACTTCTTACGCCGTTCCCGGAAACGTTTCGGGCTTCGAAAACGACTTCCCCGATCGGTACCCGTTCTCGCCGATAGAATGTGGATGGGTCGCGGCCAACCATGTCTTTGATCAGCGTATTCTTCGTCAGTCCGCCTATGTCGTAGGCGCTCACTTTGCGTCCGTCGCGCAACACGGTGACCCGGTCTGCGATTTTGAACACTTCCTCCAGATGATGCGAAATGTAGATGATCCCGAGCCCGGTTTTCTTGATCGTCTGGATAATATCTAAAAGATTATCAATCTCGACCGACGAGAAGGACGCTGTCGGTTCGTCCAGGATGATCACGCGCCGTTTGAACACCAGGCCTTTGGCGATCTCGGCCGTTTTTTGTTCGCCGCTGCTGAGTTCGCCCAGTTTCGCGTCCGGGCTTAAGTCGCTTTTCAGGTATTTGAGAACTGCAGCGGTTTGACGGCGCATCTCCTTTTTC encodes the following:
- a CDS encoding sugar ABC transporter ATP-binding protein, whose product is MSEILQLRNISKTFPGVRALQNISFDLKEGEVHCICGENGAGKSTLIKILSGAYQPDEGGQILFEGRSVTLSPHVALKLGIQTIYQEHVVFDTLSIVENIFTGSEIVHRGIMQKKEMRRQTAAVLKYLKSDLSPDAKLGELSSGEQKTAEIAKGLVFKRRVIILDEPTASFSSVEIDNLLDIIQTIKKTGLGIIYISHHLEEVFKIADRVTVLRDGRKVSAYDIGGLTKNTLIKDMVGRDPSTFYRRERVPIGEVVFEARNVSGNGVRSISFVLRKGEILGIAGMVGSGRSELMNVLFGSAHLDSGEILIRGKAIKHATPRSAIRNQMCFITEDRQNTGLFLPQTIAQNVTVANLVNTRAFVARRTDDARTGDRFVEQLNIKARSSQTRVVNLSGGNQQKVVLGKWFNTNGEIFIFDEPTVGIDVGSKQEIYRIMVDLLKDGKAIIMVSSDMSEIISMSDRVIVMKNGQMAAEITTEQITEENILTHSIGDKTI
- a CDS encoding ABC transporter permease produces the protein MSNDEPPALHRQGQPQQRRLQTDSIFKRHENLTVLSIFVGFVIVIVILQLIMWGGQKFPTFITPVNLLNIVQQVAVPGMVSVGMTIVMISGGIDLSVGMLASLVAIVTATAISKWHYGVGPSVLLGIGSAVMLEAVMGYIISRTKVEPFIITLGGMITFQGIALLLCNSREVIMNGELDFLKTNLIRGAKDPISHLNLVIPPYVLIFFAIVFLAGLLLNYTKYGRRIYAVGTNPNAAYLAGINVRNMRLSVYVIMGVLVGIGGVLLLARVNTGIITLGQGLEIDSIAMVVIGGTALKGGRGNIVGTLIGIFFLGSIGNAMNMLRLPSEVQFVAKGLVIIIAVSAGDVSASISGAMSRRRGLRLGAAKAPRGEKGITMETTK